The genomic segment TTTTCACTGGAACAGATACGGAAGCCGTCAATCTTAAAGCATCCGCCAATCGTAACATTGGCAAACGCCAGCAGGTTTCCCATTGGGGCGATCGGACGCACGCGGACATCCAGCTTCATGCCGTTTGTCATTTCCGGCGTCTGTGTCTCCGGCGCCATTTTTTCTGTATTGGTTTTACTCATATATAAAATCCTCCTTTTTAGAATTGGTTTTGTTCATGCTATCTTGCATTAAATATGGATTTGGATAACGAACCTGTCTTAAACAGGGCAAAGGCCAGCAGTACCGTATAACCCGCCGTTCCCCAGATCGCGCCGTGCACGTCGCCGGACGATGGGATAGACTGGACCAGCACTGCATAAATGGCAACACAGATCAGAATCAAAAAACCCTGAAAACCCAGGGCAAAAAGGGAACGCAGATACCCGGTTCCCATTTGTCCCCATTCCCGGTTTGCCATTGTGGAAAACGGGATCGGTGCAAGGCTCACGGTTAAATAAATCTCGATCATACGGCCATATACAATGACAAAGATCACGATGGACAGTACCCACATACACAGATTGATGATGTTGGTTTCCAGCCACAGTCCAATCAGTTCCCACATTCCCATTGCTTCAAGCTGGGTTTCCAGATCAGACAACGCCGCCTGCACATCCAGGTTCCCGTTTATGACACCGGCACTTTGCGACACCACATTTTGGGCCACATCAAAGACCGCCATCACAATCGTAAAACAGTTGGTGAGCAGGTAAGTGGCAACAAAAGTCTTGAAAATCCACTTGAAGATGTTGAATGTATCGAATTCGTGCATGTTGTTCTTTTCGAGAATCATCTGGATCAGTTCATACACCAGAACAAAGGTCAGGATCATGCCCGCAATGGGAATGACGACAGTTTCCGAAAGATTTTGGATCATGGAAAATACGCCGCCATTCCAGCCCTGCGGGGTCTGTCCTACTTGATTTGCCACATCCGCAACCTGATTGTTGACGGAGTTGAAAATGCTGGTGTACTGTCCGGTGATCGCATCGATCAAGCCCTCTTTAATCCAGTCTGTTATCCGTTCAAACAGACTGCCCATAAATCAGCCCTTAACCGAACAGGCCGGAAAGCAGCGGAATCAGCGTTGCACCAACCAGAGCGATACCTCCGCCTGCCATAAGCTGTTTTATCCCCAATTAGGTGTAAAACTCTGCTCGATGGCGGGCGGCGGCGTACAAAAAATCTATATGGTATTTTTTAAGAGAACCGTCCCGGCGGGACAGGTCAGGCAGTGACCTGTTCCACCTCCGGGATGGGTTTGAGATTAAAATGAATTTCGATAGAAATGTGTCTTGTTTTATCTTCGTCAATGCGCTCATGCACGACGATTTCTTTGATTAAGCGGTTGAGGGTGGCTGCGTCCAGCTCTGTGATGTTGGCGTATTCCTGAATGGCTTCCACCCATTGTTTTGCGTCATTGGCAAGCTGGACTTCATCGGACAGCCGCTTTCTGCCCTCGGACACTTTTGTTTTAAGCTCCGTCTGCTCGGTCTGTGTCTTTTCCAGCATGGTGTTGAAATTCTGCTCACTGATACGCCCTGCAATCATATCCTCATAAAGCCGCATGACCATTTTGTCCAGAACCTCAATCCGTTCCTCGTCCCTTGTAAGGGAGCGTTCCATTGCTTCCCGCTGTTCCCGCTGCTCGGCTTCACAGGTATTGGTCAGGCGGTCAGCAACCGCTTCCCCGTCCATCAGGGCAGCTCTGGCACATTCCCGGATTTTCCGCAGCACATGGCTGTAAAGGGTGTCATAGTCAATCCGGTGCTGGGTGCAGTGGTTCTTTCCAAAGGCATTGTAGGTCTTGCAGGAGTAAATCCGCTGGGGATGTTTTGCGTTTGTGTAGCGTATCGTCAGCGACTTCCCACACTCGCCGCATTTTATCAGTCCGGCAAACAGGCTGATTTCATTGGTCTGCCCCGGACGCTGGCGGGATTTCAGCTTGTTCTGCACAATATCAAAGCTCATGCGGTCAATCAGCGGTTCGTGCTGTCCCTCAACCACAACCCAGTCCTCCGGTTTCTTTTCCCCAATCGTGCCGATTTTGAAGCGGTAGTCTTTTTTCTGGGAAGCAATCGCCCCGGTGTAGACGGGATTCATCAAAAGGTCTTTGATAACGGAGAAGTCCCACATATACCGCCCGTTTTCCGGGTCTTTCTTTTCCCATTTGGTGCGGGTATTGCGAAGCCCCCGTTCCCGGTTCCACCATGTGGGGCAGGGGATTTTTTCTTCCTCCAGCCGTCTGCGGATATAGTTCGGACCATGACCGTTTAGGGCATATCCGAAAATCAGCCGCACAATCGGGGCGGTTTCCTCGTCAATGAGCAGATGGTTTTTGTCCTCCGGGTCTTTCCGATACCCAAACGGGGCAAGACACCCGGTAAACTGTCCTTTCTGCGCTTTCAGAAGATAAGAGGAATGGACTTTCTTGGAAATATCCTTGCTGTACATCTCGTTCAGGATATTCTTGAACGGGGCAATGTCGTTGTTATCCCGTAAGGTGTCGATACCGTCATTCATGGCGATATAGCGCACCCCGTTTCTTGGGAAAAAGTCCTCAATCAAATGCCCGGTTTGCAGATAGTTACGCCCCAGTCGGCTGAGGTCTTTCGTGATAACAAGGTTGATTTGCCTGCGCTCAATGGATCTCAACATTCTCTGTAAATCAGGACGCTCCATATTAAGACCTGTGAAGCCATCGTCCTGATAGACTGCCACAACCTCCCATCCCTGCTTTTCGCAGTATTTTTCCAGCATATCACGCTGGTTTGCGATACTGGCACTTTCGCCTTGCAGGTCATCGTCCTTTGACAGTCTGCAATAGACCGCTGCACGATAGCCCCCGGCAAGTGCCGAACCGATTGTTCTGTATTCCATTTCGTTCATCATAGCCATTTACCCACACAATCCAGACGGTATCCGGCTCTTTTGAACCTCATCTTCATTATACTTCAATTCTTTCTTTTTAGCAAGATATTCTTTTGTATTTGTCTTGCCGTATTTCTGGGAAATCAGGCTGACGAACACATCGGTGGCGTCCAGCTCCCCGTCAAATACAGTGGTCACATGAATCTCTGTTTTGTTTTTTGCCATAGGCAGTTATCCTCCATACATGAAAATAGCCAGACAGAGGGTGTCGGCAACGAAGTCCGGCAACGGGCTTCAAAAGACCTTGCAAACAATCTCAATCTGGCGGTGGTTACTATTTATACTTTTCTTTTATTTTTCTGTTGTTTTGGTTGTCATAGGGGAGAAAAGCCCGCAGTTATGGGTTTTTCCCCGGCAACCGGCTCGGCAACGGGATAGCAACGAAGTCGGCAACGGGCTGTCATTTTCAGAATGGAAGCTCCATCTGCTCCGTGACCTCCACAAAACCGTCCATAGATTTTTCGGGCGGGTTGTCGGTGTCCGTTGCCGGGATTTCACGCTCCCAGCCCTTTTGTCTGCCATATTCCGCAAACATTCTTGGATTGGAAAAGTAGTTCCACCCGGTAATGCACTGGTTCATTATCTCGTTGATTTCCCGGATTTCCCATTGCTTCGGCTCGTCAAAGGTGTGATTTAAGGCTTCCTTGTAGAGCTGCTTGGAACAGACCGTTTCCCCGGTGTACTTATCAAGGTAAGCCTGTATCATCCCGGCTTTGGTGTCCTCCGGCATAAAATCCCGCTGGTGTTCTTTGAGATACCGCTGCATGGCTGGGCTGAATGACAGCTTGTACCTGCCGCTTCGGTAAATCTCCATTGCTTCCGCCCACATCTGGCTGATATAGGCTCTGGAAGCGGCTTCGTCCTCCAAAATGTGAACCTCGGCTTGCTCCGGGTACACCATGACCGGGATAAATCGGCGGTTGCCGGAACGGTCAAGGGGGAGAAAGTCAAGGGCGTTGGAAGTACCGCCGAACACGCACTGACGGGGACGGTCTGCCGGGTGGGTTTCATAGGGTATCTTATAAACCTCTTTCTGTCGGCTTAGAAAAGACTTGATTTCCTCAATGCTCTTGGCATTGGCGGTTGCCATCATTTCCGACATTTCAATTATCCAGTGACCTTGCAGCTTGCGGTACACGTTATCATCGTCCAGCTTCCGCAAATCATCGGAAAACCACTCGTCCCGGACTGCCAGCAGACGGAAGAAGGTGGACTTGCCAGCCCCCTGACCGCCTACCAGACACAGCATGATTTCAAACTTGCTTCCGGGCTTAAATGCCCTTGTAATCGCCCCCAAAAGAAACAGCTTTAGGGCTTCATAGGTGTAATCGTCCACATCCGCCCCCAGAAAGTGCCGCAGACAGAAGCGGATGCGCTCCGTCCCGTCCCATGCAAGGCTGTTCAGAAAATCCCGGATGGGGTGGTACTTATTCTCATTCGCCACAATCCCGATGGCGGTTTCAATCTTTTTCTCACTGGTCAGCCCGTAGGTTTCCTCCAGATAGAGAAGCAGATACTTCATGTCTGTATCGGTCAGGGCTGTGCTTTCTCTGTGAAAACCGATGGGCTTTATGATGTCCTTTCGGTCGGTCAGGATGTTATAGGCGATTGCCCCGGCAAGCACCGGGTCACGCTGGAATACGGTCAGGCAGTTCCGTATGCTCTGGCGGACACCGCCTTTCTCGGTGGTTTCCAGAGTTGCCTTTACTTCCTCAACGCTCTGGGGCGGCTGCATGGCGTTCATGGTGTTTTTTAGTTCTTGCTGCGTCTGCGGCGGCAAGCTCTGCCATTCGCTGTTCAAGCTGTATCACATCCTTTCCATGTTCCGTAATCAGTGAAGCGATTTCCTCCGTATCCCCAAACAGCAGCACATCCAGCAGATATTCCACATGGGCTTGCTTCTGCAAGGCTTCCACGAACCGGGGATGAAACGCTTCCTCCGGGGAGTGCGGGGCATAGTCGGTTTTCCATACCCGTAAGAGGTGTAGATAATCGGCAAGGACACGGAAGCAATGTGCCTTTGCTTCCCGGAACTGTTCTTCCGGGGATTTCTGCCGGGGCTTGGGCTTCCTTGCCCTGCCCGGTGGCTTCCAGTCCTCATAGGCAAGCCCGAAGTCACTCGCCAACTGTGCGGCGGCTTCCTTTTTCCCCAGCCCGTACAGGGCAGCTACAAAATCAATCACATCCCCATCTGCACCACATCCGAAGCAGTGGAAACGCTTGTCCAGCTTCATGCTGGGGGTCTTATCGTTGTGGAACGGGCAGCAAGCCATCCCGTTTCTGTTTACCCGGATTCCGTAATGCTCCGCAGCCTGTCTTGTCGTAACGGACTGCTTCACAGCTTCAAATACATTCAAATCAATTCCTCCTTGTAAAAAAGAAAAGGCACTTATCATTCTCAATCTGAAAATGGCAAGTGCCTGTTAAAGTTCCATATCCTGTTGTTTGTGTTTCGTCTGCGCCGGGGCGTTTTTCTGTGCTCTCTTCTCGTCAGCCTTATCCTGCAAGACTTCTTTGAGGGGCTGCTTCTTGGGCGGCTCTTTGCTTTCCTCTGTGCCGGGTGTGGCTTTCCGTACCCAGTAGCGGATGTCCCACAGCTTCTTCAAATCTTCCTGCACCTCGGTCAACGGTACTTTCAAGTCTGCGATTTCGTCCACAAGCTTCGCCTGTTCCTGCAAAAGCTCCTTTTTCGTGCTGTCCTTATCGTCCGGGTGCTTGGCAAGGTAGGCACTGGCTTTCTCAAACCGGGCAACCTCCGGGTGTTCCAGCTTGAATTTTTCCTTAGTTTTCTTGAAAAATATCTTCTGGTATTTCTCATAAACGGGCTTACATTCCTTACAGTCCGTCCGGGCGGCAAGGATAGCGTCAATCACGTTGCTGCGGGTTTCCTTTGGCTTCATCTGCTTTCGGTAGTCGGCGGCAGATTTCCCGGACGTTTCTATAAAGTTTTCCAAATCCTCCACGGTGGAAAGTCCCTTTCTCTGGAGATAGGACAGGGCTTCGCTGACTGCCTTTAAGTCTTTGGAAGTCCCCCGGCTTTGTCCCGCCCGTGTCCAGCTGCTCCGTTCTGCCTTTCGTATCTCCATATACTTCATCAGCAGATTGGGAAGAAAGACCGCTTCCTCCGCAGCTTTTTGGGCAAGCAGTTCATTCCGCTTTTCGCTAAGCTCCGCAATCCAGCCTTTGAGATTTTTAATAAGCTGCCGGATGGACTTCATCAAACTATTGGCGGCTTTGATTTCTCGGTTCAGGTTGCCGATGTTCGTCTGAATCCCACGCTTTTCCATCTGCCGGACAGCAGCCCCTTCATGGACGGTAGGGATAATATCAAGCCCCTGTCTTTCGTAAGAACGGAGATCTACTCGTTCCGGGCGGTTGTTGGCTTCCAGATAGCGGTTTTGGATGACCTCCCATTCATGCCGCCAGATTTCGCCATATTTGCGGTCGTTCCAGTCAACCGTATCTTCCTTGTGGCTTTTCCACCTGCCGGACGGGAGCTTGATTCGTTCCCCGTTCTTATCAAGTTCATAGACCTTGCGGCTCTTGGGAAGCCATTTCCCACGCTCATCCATTGCCCGCATGGTCAGCATGACATGGGCGTGTGGGTTTCCGTCCCCTTTGTCATGGATGGCAAAATCCACGCACATTCCTTTGGAAACAAACTGCTGGCGGCAGAAATCCCGTACAAGGGCGGCGTACTGGTCGGGCGGTATCTCTCTGGGAATGGAAAGCACCCACCGCCTTGCAAGCTGGGAGTTCCATTGCTTCTCAACAGCTTCGGCAGCGTTCCAGAGGGTGTTGCGGTCTGTGTACTCCAGGGGAGCGTTTGCCGGGAGCAGGATTTCATTGTGGACGATACCACGCTTTTCCGGGTAGTGTTTTACTTCCTGGTCATATTCACAGAACAGCTTTTCGCCGCTCTGGTAAGCAGCGGCGGCAACCGCAGACTGGCGGTGGCTGCGCTGCACAATAGAGATTTCGTTGTGTGGACAGGGCATTTTGTGTTCCTCCTTTCCGTTTTTGGACATAGAAAAAGCAGGATACCTTTTCAGATTTCCTGCTTGTTGTGCCGCTGGG from the Blautia wexlerae DSM 19850 genome contains:
- a CDS encoding recombinase family protein, whose amino-acid sequence is MAMMNEMEYRTIGSALAGGYRAAVYCRLSKDDDLQGESASIANQRDMLEKYCEKQGWEVVAVYQDDGFTGLNMERPDLQRMLRSIERRQINLVITKDLSRLGRNYLQTGHLIEDFFPRNGVRYIAMNDGIDTLRDNNDIAPFKNILNEMYSKDISKKVHSSYLLKAQKGQFTGCLAPFGYRKDPEDKNHLLIDEETAPIVRLIFGYALNGHGPNYIRRRLEEEKIPCPTWWNRERGLRNTRTKWEKKDPENGRYMWDFSVIKDLLMNPVYTGAIASQKKDYRFKIGTIGEKKPEDWVVVEGQHEPLIDRMSFDIVQNKLKSRQRPGQTNEISLFAGLIKCGECGKSLTIRYTNAKHPQRIYSCKTYNAFGKNHCTQHRIDYDTLYSHVLRKIRECARAALMDGEAVADRLTNTCEAEQREQREAMERSLTRDEERIEVLDKMVMRLYEDMIAGRISEQNFNTMLEKTQTEQTELKTKVSEGRKRLSDEVQLANDAKQWVEAIQEYANITELDAATLNRLIKEIVVHERIDEDKTRHISIEIHFNLKPIPEVEQVTA
- a CDS encoding CHC2 zinc finger domain-containing protein, which encodes MNVFEAVKQSVTTRQAAEHYGIRVNRNGMACCPFHNDKTPSMKLDKRFHCFGCGADGDVIDFVAALYGLGKKEAAAQLASDFGLAYEDWKPPGRARKPKPRQKSPEEQFREAKAHCFRVLADYLHLLRVWKTDYAPHSPEEAFHPRFVEALQKQAHVEYLLDVLLFGDTEEIASLITEHGKDVIQLEQRMAELAAADAARTKKHHERHAAAPER
- a CDS encoding virulence-associated E family protein codes for the protein MNAMQPPQSVEEVKATLETTEKGGVRQSIRNCLTVFQRDPVLAGAIAYNILTDRKDIIKPIGFHRESTALTDTDMKYLLLYLEETYGLTSEKKIETAIGIVANENKYHPIRDFLNSLAWDGTERIRFCLRHFLGADVDDYTYEALKLFLLGAITRAFKPGSKFEIMLCLVGGQGAGKSTFFRLLAVRDEWFSDDLRKLDDDNVYRKLQGHWIIEMSEMMATANAKSIEEIKSFLSRQKEVYKIPYETHPADRPRQCVFGGTSNALDFLPLDRSGNRRFIPVMVYPEQAEVHILEDEAASRAYISQMWAEAMEIYRSGRYKLSFSPAMQRYLKEHQRDFMPEDTKAGMIQAYLDKYTGETVCSKQLYKEALNHTFDEPKQWEIREINEIMNQCITGWNYFSNPRMFAEYGRQKGWEREIPATDTDNPPEKSMDGFVEVTEQMELPF
- a CDS encoding VirB6/TrbL-like conjugal transfer protein, CD1112 family — its product is MGSLFERITDWIKEGLIDAITGQYTSIFNSVNNQVADVANQVGQTPQGWNGGVFSMIQNLSETVVIPIAGMILTFVLVYELIQMILEKNNMHEFDTFNIFKWIFKTFVATYLLTNCFTIVMAVFDVAQNVVSQSAGVINGNLDVQAALSDLETQLEAMGMWELIGLWLETNIINLCMWVLSIVIFVIVYGRMIEIYLTVSLAPIPFSTMANREWGQMGTGYLRSLFALGFQGFLILICVAIYAVLVQSIPSSGDVHGAIWGTAGYTVLLAFALFKTGSLSKSIFNAR
- the mobQ gene encoding MobQ family relaxase translates to MPCPHNEISIVQRSHRQSAVAAAAYQSGEKLFCEYDQEVKHYPEKRGIVHNEILLPANAPLEYTDRNTLWNAAEAVEKQWNSQLARRWVLSIPREIPPDQYAALVRDFCRQQFVSKGMCVDFAIHDKGDGNPHAHVMLTMRAMDERGKWLPKSRKVYELDKNGERIKLPSGRWKSHKEDTVDWNDRKYGEIWRHEWEVIQNRYLEANNRPERVDLRSYERQGLDIIPTVHEGAAVRQMEKRGIQTNIGNLNREIKAANSLMKSIRQLIKNLKGWIAELSEKRNELLAQKAAEEAVFLPNLLMKYMEIRKAERSSWTRAGQSRGTSKDLKAVSEALSYLQRKGLSTVEDLENFIETSGKSAADYRKQMKPKETRSNVIDAILAARTDCKECKPVYEKYQKIFFKKTKEKFKLEHPEVARFEKASAYLAKHPDDKDSTKKELLQEQAKLVDEIADLKVPLTEVQEDLKKLWDIRYWVRKATPGTEESKEPPKKQPLKEVLQDKADEKRAQKNAPAQTKHKQQDMEL